Proteins encoded together in one Mastacembelus armatus chromosome 15, fMasArm1.2, whole genome shotgun sequence window:
- the galm gene encoding galactose mutarotase isoform X1, whose amino-acid sequence MTSLVVGKTRMTEVSHQPWGQLSGLGSVDLWILQSSQVRVEVLTLGAIIRSVYSRGKDGQMDDIVLGYDDLEGYASDKRYLGAVVGRVANRIARGRFVVEGKMYHLDINNGPNALHGGLHGFNKAIWCASAVESGVQLKLISPDGDQGYPGEVQVSVTYTLQGEALTAKYQARSTKTTPINLTNHSYFNLAGQAAANIYDHEVSISAQYYLPVDETSIPSASVSVSRGEVRAVEGTPFDLRKPVLIGQRLKEVPGLGFDHNFCLSLPRDAYTERHAARVYHPASGRVLEVSTNQPGVQFYTANFLDGSIRGKDGARYRKHSSFCLETQNWPDAVNQSSFPDCLLHPGEEYQHVTRFTFRVTSTNSGTAKN is encoded by the exons ATGACTTCAT TGGTTGTTGGAAAGACCAGGATGACTGAGGTGAGCCATCAGCCGTGGGGACAGTTGTCCGGCCTGGGTAGTGTGGACCTGTGGATCCTCCAGTCCTCCCAGGTGCGGGTGGAGGTCCTCACACTGGGTGCCATCATCAGGTCTGTGTACAGTAGAGGCAAAGATGGTCAGATGGACGACATAGTCCTGGGCTATGATGACCTGGAAG GTTATGCATCAGACAAGCGGTATCTGGGAGCTGTGGTTGGGCGTGTGGCCAACAGGATCGCACGGGGACGCTTTGTAGTAGAAGGAAAAATGTACCATCTAGATATCAATAATGGACCTAATGCACTACACGGAGGGCTGCATGGCTTCAATAAG GCTATCTGGTGTGCTTCAGCTGTGGAAAGTGGTGTCCAGCTGAAACTTATCAGTCCCGATGGAGACCAGGGTTATCCCGGAGAGGTTCAGGTTTCTGTCACTTACACCCTACAG gGGGAAGCACTAACTGCTAAATATCAAGCTCGGTCTACTAAAACCACCCCCATCAATCTCACTAACCACTCCTACTTCAACCTGGCTGGGCAG GCTGCAGCCAATATCTATGACCATGAAGTGTCCATCAGTGCCCAGTACTACCTGCCTGTGGATGAGACATCAATTCCTTCAG catctgtttctgtttccagaG GGGAGGTCAGAGCAGTGGAGGGTACACCCTTTGACCTTAGAAAGCCTGTTCTTATTGGCCAACGGCTGAAGGAAGTTCCAGGTTTGGGGTTTGACCATAATTTCTGTCTTTCGTTACCCAGAGATGCCtacacagaaagacatgcagCCAG AGTGTATCACCCAGCCAGTGGGCGTGTCCTGGAGGTTTCTACCAACCAACCAGGAGTGCAGTTCTACACTGCCAACTTCCTGGATGGCTCAATTAGAGGAAAGGATGGGGCTAGATATAGAAAGCACAGCTCTTTCTGTCTGGAGACACAGAATTGGCCTGATGCTGTCAACCAG aGTTCATTTCCTGACTGTCTCCTGCATCCTGGTGAGGAGTACCAACATGTCACTCGCTTCACCTTCAGAGTGACCTCTACCAACAGTGGAACAGCAAAAAATTAA
- the galm gene encoding galactose mutarotase isoform X3, with protein sequence MTEVSHQPWGQLSGLGSVDLWILQSSQVRVEVLTLGAIIRSVYSRGKDGQMDDIVLGYDDLEGYASDKRYLGAVVGRVANRIARGRFVVEGKMYHLDINNGPNALHGGLHGFNKAIWCASAVESGVQLKLISPDGDQGYPGEVQVSVTYTLQGEALTAKYQARSTKTTPINLTNHSYFNLAGQAAANIYDHEVSISAQYYLPVDETSIPSASVSVSRGEVRAVEGTPFDLRKPVLIGQRLKEVPGLGFDHNFCLSLPRDAYTERHAARVYHPASGRVLEVSTNQPGVQFYTANFLDGSIRGKDGARYRKHSSFCLETQNWPDAVNQSSFPDCLLHPGEEYQHVTRFTFRVTSTNSGTAKN encoded by the exons ATGACTGAGGTGAGCCATCAGCCGTGGGGACAGTTGTCCGGCCTGGGTAGTGTGGACCTGTGGATCCTCCAGTCCTCCCAGGTGCGGGTGGAGGTCCTCACACTGGGTGCCATCATCAGGTCTGTGTACAGTAGAGGCAAAGATGGTCAGATGGACGACATAGTCCTGGGCTATGATGACCTGGAAG GTTATGCATCAGACAAGCGGTATCTGGGAGCTGTGGTTGGGCGTGTGGCCAACAGGATCGCACGGGGACGCTTTGTAGTAGAAGGAAAAATGTACCATCTAGATATCAATAATGGACCTAATGCACTACACGGAGGGCTGCATGGCTTCAATAAG GCTATCTGGTGTGCTTCAGCTGTGGAAAGTGGTGTCCAGCTGAAACTTATCAGTCCCGATGGAGACCAGGGTTATCCCGGAGAGGTTCAGGTTTCTGTCACTTACACCCTACAG gGGGAAGCACTAACTGCTAAATATCAAGCTCGGTCTACTAAAACCACCCCCATCAATCTCACTAACCACTCCTACTTCAACCTGGCTGGGCAG GCTGCAGCCAATATCTATGACCATGAAGTGTCCATCAGTGCCCAGTACTACCTGCCTGTGGATGAGACATCAATTCCTTCAG catctgtttctgtttccagaG GGGAGGTCAGAGCAGTGGAGGGTACACCCTTTGACCTTAGAAAGCCTGTTCTTATTGGCCAACGGCTGAAGGAAGTTCCAGGTTTGGGGTTTGACCATAATTTCTGTCTTTCGTTACCCAGAGATGCCtacacagaaagacatgcagCCAG AGTGTATCACCCAGCCAGTGGGCGTGTCCTGGAGGTTTCTACCAACCAACCAGGAGTGCAGTTCTACACTGCCAACTTCCTGGATGGCTCAATTAGAGGAAAGGATGGGGCTAGATATAGAAAGCACAGCTCTTTCTGTCTGGAGACACAGAATTGGCCTGATGCTGTCAACCAG aGTTCATTTCCTGACTGTCTCCTGCATCCTGGTGAGGAGTACCAACATGTCACTCGCTTCACCTTCAGAGTGACCTCTACCAACAGTGGAACAGCAAAAAATTAA
- the galm gene encoding galactose mutarotase isoform X2, translating to MTSLVVGKTRMTEVSHQPWGQLSGLGSVDLWILQSSQVRVEVLTLGAIIRSVYSRGKDGQMDDIVLGYDDLEGYASDKRYLGAVVGRVANRIARGRFVVEGKMYHLDINNGPNALHGGLHGFNKAIWCASAVESGVQLKLISPDGDQGYPGEVQVSVTYTLQGEALTAKYQARSTKTTPINLTNHSYFNLAGQAAANIYDHEVSISAQYYLPVDETSIPSGEVRAVEGTPFDLRKPVLIGQRLKEVPGLGFDHNFCLSLPRDAYTERHAARVYHPASGRVLEVSTNQPGVQFYTANFLDGSIRGKDGARYRKHSSFCLETQNWPDAVNQSSFPDCLLHPGEEYQHVTRFTFRVTSTNSGTAKN from the exons ATGACTTCAT TGGTTGTTGGAAAGACCAGGATGACTGAGGTGAGCCATCAGCCGTGGGGACAGTTGTCCGGCCTGGGTAGTGTGGACCTGTGGATCCTCCAGTCCTCCCAGGTGCGGGTGGAGGTCCTCACACTGGGTGCCATCATCAGGTCTGTGTACAGTAGAGGCAAAGATGGTCAGATGGACGACATAGTCCTGGGCTATGATGACCTGGAAG GTTATGCATCAGACAAGCGGTATCTGGGAGCTGTGGTTGGGCGTGTGGCCAACAGGATCGCACGGGGACGCTTTGTAGTAGAAGGAAAAATGTACCATCTAGATATCAATAATGGACCTAATGCACTACACGGAGGGCTGCATGGCTTCAATAAG GCTATCTGGTGTGCTTCAGCTGTGGAAAGTGGTGTCCAGCTGAAACTTATCAGTCCCGATGGAGACCAGGGTTATCCCGGAGAGGTTCAGGTTTCTGTCACTTACACCCTACAG gGGGAAGCACTAACTGCTAAATATCAAGCTCGGTCTACTAAAACCACCCCCATCAATCTCACTAACCACTCCTACTTCAACCTGGCTGGGCAG GCTGCAGCCAATATCTATGACCATGAAGTGTCCATCAGTGCCCAGTACTACCTGCCTGTGGATGAGACATCAATTCCTTCAG GGGAGGTCAGAGCAGTGGAGGGTACACCCTTTGACCTTAGAAAGCCTGTTCTTATTGGCCAACGGCTGAAGGAAGTTCCAGGTTTGGGGTTTGACCATAATTTCTGTCTTTCGTTACCCAGAGATGCCtacacagaaagacatgcagCCAG AGTGTATCACCCAGCCAGTGGGCGTGTCCTGGAGGTTTCTACCAACCAACCAGGAGTGCAGTTCTACACTGCCAACTTCCTGGATGGCTCAATTAGAGGAAAGGATGGGGCTAGATATAGAAAGCACAGCTCTTTCTGTCTGGAGACACAGAATTGGCCTGATGCTGTCAACCAG aGTTCATTTCCTGACTGTCTCCTGCATCCTGGTGAGGAGTACCAACATGTCACTCGCTTCACCTTCAGAGTGACCTCTACCAACAGTGGAACAGCAAAAAATTAA